One genomic segment of Arachis duranensis cultivar V14167 chromosome 4, aradu.V14167.gnm2.J7QH, whole genome shotgun sequence includes these proteins:
- the LOC107485471 gene encoding probable fructokinase-6, chloroplastic isoform X2, which yields MKPPAPGTGCCFPPIFGKSRSRSGSFRLVSNSSLESSSSRSSSGRERSSSWSRGRRDSSRHQQQHQKAPMVVCFGEMMVNLVPTESGVSLADAVEYKKSPAGSTANVAIAISRLGASSAFIGKVGNDEFGYMLSDILMQNGVDNSGLLFDEYARTMLAFYALKSDGEPQFLFYRHPSADMLIRPEELDVRLIKKATIFHYSSFSLVMEPSKSSHLAAMNLAKMCGCLLSYAPNLTLPIWPSAHAAREGILNIWNFADIIKDYKGWVRGFEVEVVDTDGADDAFLAGLLSILSARKYIYKDERKLREALAFANASAAVTMTRREAIPSLPTKDAVIRLLLPF from the exons atgaagcctCCTGCTCCAGGGACAGGCTGTTGCTTCCCTCCTATCTTTGGCAAGTCGCGCAGTCGCTCCGGAAGCTTCCGTCTTGTTTCTAATTCCTCTCTTg AGTCGTCATCAAGTAGAAGTAGTAGTGGAAGAGAGAGGTCATCATCATGGTCACGTGGGAGAAGAGATAGTAGCCGCCATCAGCAGCAGCATCAAAAAGCACCAATGGTTGTGTGCTTTGGAGAAATGATGGTAAATTTGGTGCCAACAGAGAGTGGAGTGTCCcttgctgatgctgttgaatATAAGAAATCCCCTGCTGGTTCTACTGCTAATGTCGCTATTGCAATTTCCAGACTTGGTGCTTCTTCTGCTTTCATTGGCAAG GTCGGAAATGACGAATTTGGGTATATGCTAAGTGATATTCTGATGCAAAATGGTGTTGACAATTCTGGGCTTCTGTTTGATGAATATGCAAGGACAATGCTGGCATTTTATGCACTCAAGAGTGATGGTGAGCCTCAGTTCTTGTTTTATAGACACCCAAGTGCTGATATGCTTATTCGACCTGAAGAACTTGATGTCAGGCTTATTAAGaag GCAACAATATTTCATTACAGTTCATTTAGCTTAGTGATGGAGCCTTCAAAGTCATCACACCTTGCAGCAATGAATTTGGCTAAAATGTGTGGCTGTCTCCTTTCTTATGCCCCAAATTTGACATTGCCAATATGGCCTTCTGCACACGCAGCTAGAGAAGGCATCTTGAATATTTGGAACTTCGCTGACATTATTAAG GACTATAAAGGTTGGGTTCGTGGATTTGAAGTGGAAGTAGTTGACACAGATGGTGCAGATGATGCTTTTCTAGCTGGATTATTGAGCATTCTTTCTGCACGCAAATATATTTATAAG GATGAGAGAAAGTTGAGGGAAGCTCTTGCATTTGCAAATGCAAGTGCTGCTGTCACAATGACAAGGAGAGAGGCCATACCTTCACTCCCAACAAAAGATGCTGTCATTAGACTTCTGCTCCCATTTTAA
- the LOC107485471 gene encoding probable fructokinase-7 isoform X1, translated as MKPPAPGTGCCFPPIFGKSRSRSGSFRLVSNSSLESSSSRSSSGRERSSSWSRGRRDSSRHQQQHQKAPMVVCFGEMMVNLVPTESGVSLADAVEYKKSPAGSTANVAIAISRLGASSAFIGKVGNDEFGYMLSDILMQNGVDNSGLLFDEYARTMLAFYALKSDGEPQFLFYRHPSADMLIRPEELDVRLIKKATIFHYSSFSLVMEPSKSSHLAAMNLAKMCGCLLSYAPNLTLPIWPSAHAAREGILNIWNFADIIKLNLEEVRFLSEGDDPYDDQVIMNKLFHPHLKLLLVTEGPRGCRYYTRDYKGWVRGFEVEVVDTDGADDAFLAGLLSILSARKYIYKDERKLREALAFANASAAVTMTRREAIPSLPTKDAVIRLLLPF; from the exons atgaagcctCCTGCTCCAGGGACAGGCTGTTGCTTCCCTCCTATCTTTGGCAAGTCGCGCAGTCGCTCCGGAAGCTTCCGTCTTGTTTCTAATTCCTCTCTTg AGTCGTCATCAAGTAGAAGTAGTAGTGGAAGAGAGAGGTCATCATCATGGTCACGTGGGAGAAGAGATAGTAGCCGCCATCAGCAGCAGCATCAAAAAGCACCAATGGTTGTGTGCTTTGGAGAAATGATGGTAAATTTGGTGCCAACAGAGAGTGGAGTGTCCcttgctgatgctgttgaatATAAGAAATCCCCTGCTGGTTCTACTGCTAATGTCGCTATTGCAATTTCCAGACTTGGTGCTTCTTCTGCTTTCATTGGCAAG GTCGGAAATGACGAATTTGGGTATATGCTAAGTGATATTCTGATGCAAAATGGTGTTGACAATTCTGGGCTTCTGTTTGATGAATATGCAAGGACAATGCTGGCATTTTATGCACTCAAGAGTGATGGTGAGCCTCAGTTCTTGTTTTATAGACACCCAAGTGCTGATATGCTTATTCGACCTGAAGAACTTGATGTCAGGCTTATTAAGaag GCAACAATATTTCATTACAGTTCATTTAGCTTAGTGATGGAGCCTTCAAAGTCATCACACCTTGCAGCAATGAATTTGGCTAAAATGTGTGGCTGTCTCCTTTCTTATGCCCCAAATTTGACATTGCCAATATGGCCTTCTGCACACGCAGCTAGAGAAGGCATCTTGAATATTTGGAACTTCGCTGACATTATTAAG CTAAATTTGGAAGAAGTTCGGTTCTTGAGTGAAGGTGATGACCCTTATGATGACCAAGTTATTATGAACAAACTCTTCCACCCTCATCTCAAGCTTCTGCTTGTCACTGAAGGACCACGTGGCTGTAGATACTACACTCGG GACTATAAAGGTTGGGTTCGTGGATTTGAAGTGGAAGTAGTTGACACAGATGGTGCAGATGATGCTTTTCTAGCTGGATTATTGAGCATTCTTTCTGCACGCAAATATATTTATAAG GATGAGAGAAAGTTGAGGGAAGCTCTTGCATTTGCAAATGCAAGTGCTGCTGTCACAATGACAAGGAGAGAGGCCATACCTTCACTCCCAACAAAAGATGCTGTCATTAGACTTCTGCTCCCATTTTAA
- the LOC107485471 gene encoding probable fructokinase-7 isoform X3 — translation MVVCFGEMMVNLVPTESGVSLADAVEYKKSPAGSTANVAIAISRLGASSAFIGKVGNDEFGYMLSDILMQNGVDNSGLLFDEYARTMLAFYALKSDGEPQFLFYRHPSADMLIRPEELDVRLIKKATIFHYSSFSLVMEPSKSSHLAAMNLAKMCGCLLSYAPNLTLPIWPSAHAAREGILNIWNFADIIKLNLEEVRFLSEGDDPYDDQVIMNKLFHPHLKLLLVTEGPRGCRYYTRDYKGWVRGFEVEVVDTDGADDAFLAGLLSILSARKYIYKDERKLREALAFANASAAVTMTRREAIPSLPTKDAVIRLLLPF, via the exons ATGGTTGTGTGCTTTGGAGAAATGATGGTAAATTTGGTGCCAACAGAGAGTGGAGTGTCCcttgctgatgctgttgaatATAAGAAATCCCCTGCTGGTTCTACTGCTAATGTCGCTATTGCAATTTCCAGACTTGGTGCTTCTTCTGCTTTCATTGGCAAG GTCGGAAATGACGAATTTGGGTATATGCTAAGTGATATTCTGATGCAAAATGGTGTTGACAATTCTGGGCTTCTGTTTGATGAATATGCAAGGACAATGCTGGCATTTTATGCACTCAAGAGTGATGGTGAGCCTCAGTTCTTGTTTTATAGACACCCAAGTGCTGATATGCTTATTCGACCTGAAGAACTTGATGTCAGGCTTATTAAGaag GCAACAATATTTCATTACAGTTCATTTAGCTTAGTGATGGAGCCTTCAAAGTCATCACACCTTGCAGCAATGAATTTGGCTAAAATGTGTGGCTGTCTCCTTTCTTATGCCCCAAATTTGACATTGCCAATATGGCCTTCTGCACACGCAGCTAGAGAAGGCATCTTGAATATTTGGAACTTCGCTGACATTATTAAG CTAAATTTGGAAGAAGTTCGGTTCTTGAGTGAAGGTGATGACCCTTATGATGACCAAGTTATTATGAACAAACTCTTCCACCCTCATCTCAAGCTTCTGCTTGTCACTGAAGGACCACGTGGCTGTAGATACTACACTCGG GACTATAAAGGTTGGGTTCGTGGATTTGAAGTGGAAGTAGTTGACACAGATGGTGCAGATGATGCTTTTCTAGCTGGATTATTGAGCATTCTTTCTGCACGCAAATATATTTATAAG GATGAGAGAAAGTTGAGGGAAGCTCTTGCATTTGCAAATGCAAGTGCTGCTGTCACAATGACAAGGAGAGAGGCCATACCTTCACTCCCAACAAAAGATGCTGTCATTAGACTTCTGCTCCCATTTTAA